The proteins below come from a single Oncorhynchus keta strain PuntledgeMale-10-30-2019 chromosome 1, Oket_V2, whole genome shotgun sequence genomic window:
- the LOC118393404 gene encoding forkhead box protein Q1-like, whose protein sequence is MKLEVFSASHFVQKPMEVCSHSDAEGSVPSPLSGDELGSDGDCVANSPAPATPSSSDGKGKPYTRRPKPPYSYIALIAMAIRDSGSGRLTLAEINDYLMKKFPFFRGSYTGWRNSVRHNLSLNDCFLKVLRDPSRPWGKDNYWMLNPHSEYTFADGVFRRRRKRITKGRSGGSNKDTETSDIQTPGEETRISAPASVPSREERVMGAKFSSSSSSFSIDSILSKPFIRREDRDHTDRDSAQHANPGAHRLYWPAGSHHMLPYTLAYPPLPAVMAHAHAQHSYHQVSAGASHMLNVYRCSLAEHAEHTRDPLTALHMTSQGHMPNSEAAFSPVKMPTARVGSCHPFQIDSLLS, encoded by the coding sequence atgaaACTTGAAGTGTTCTCCGCAAGCCACTTCGTTCAGAAGCCTATGGAGGTTTGCAGTCACAGTGATGCGGAAGGTAGCGTCCCCTCTCCCCTATCCGGGGACGAGCTGGGCTCAGACGGGGACTGCGTGGCCAACAGCCCGGCACCTGCTACCCCGAGCAGCAGCGATGGCAAGGGAAAGCCCTACACCCGCAGACCCAAGCCGCCCTACTCCTACATCGCACTCATCGCCATGGCCATCCGGGACTCCGGCAGCGGCCGGTTGACTCTGGCCGAGATCAACGACTACTTGATGAAGAAGTTCCCGTTCTTCCGGGGCAGCTACACCGGGTGGAGGAACTCAGTGCGCCACAACCTGTCGCTGAACGACTGTTTCCTCAAAGTGCTCCGGGACCCTTCCAGGCCATGGGGCAAGGACAACTACTGGATGCTGAACCCGCACAGCGAGTACACCTTCGCTGACGGGGTGTTCCGTCGCAGGAGGAAGCGCATCACTAAGGGCCGGTCCGGTGGTTCCAATAAGGACACCGAGACCTCTGACATCCAGACGCCAGGCGAGGAGACTCGCATCTCGGCCCCTGCTTCTGTTCCCTCCcgggaggagagggtgatgggggccAAGTTCTCCAGCTCTTCCAGCTCCTTCTCCATCGATAGCATCCTCAGCAAGCCCTTCATACGTAGGGAGGACAGAGACCACACCGATAGAGACAGTGCACAACATGCCAACCCCGGTGCCCACCGGCTCTACTGGCCCGCGGGTTCTCACCACATGCTGCCCTACACACTGGCCTACCCACCGCTACCCGCTGTTAtggcacacgcacatgcacagcACTCTTACCACCAGGTCAGCGCCGGCGCGTCACACATGTTGAACGTGTACAGGTGCAGCCTCGCTGAGCACGCAGAGCACACCAGGGACCCACTTACAGCTCTCCACATGACGTCGCAGGGCCACATGCCAAACTCCGAGGCTGCTTTCTCCCCTGTGAAAATGCCCACAGCGCGAGTTGGCAGCTGTCATCCTTTCCAGATAGATTCATTGCTCTCCTAA